Genomic segment of Eupeodes corollae chromosome 2, idEupCoro1.1, whole genome shotgun sequence:
CATTATGAGCAAGGATGGAAGAATCCAAAGAAGCTAAAATCTTTCTCAAACTTTTTGTTGTGATAACAAATCGGGCACCTAGCCCAAAGAGGCAAAGTGAAACGGGCTTGGAACgtcttttgtaaaatatttaactcGAAAAAAGGAAGCTATTTTAACGCGTAAGCGACCGCGTACACCAGGCAAAATTATACACATTGAACAACACTCTGACGCAACTGTCTTGTtgatattccttttttatttcaattcgtaaaatacgtttttttcttCCAGACAATTTGAAGCCATTAAAAGTAAGGAAGCTACggctttgaaaaattcatatcTCTCATTGATCTCATGGTGATCTATGAAAAAAGAAGAACCCTTATCTTAATCCTAAAACCGCATTTGATTGACAATCTTTTATGGACCGTTAATATACATTAAGAAAATCTCTCTGTTAAGGAAATACCTTAACCGCACAAAAGTCTAGCATTATAGTAAAATGGTGATGATGTTTAATTGTTGTAACCACATCAACCTTCAGCGAATCATCTATACCAACAACCAACGCCAACGGTAGCGATTTTATCGCAGCTATTGCTTTTACCTCTCACTATGGTGAATTTTCGCTGACTGTGACTTCGACAGACTACAGGCTATAGGCATTTTAATGTTTCCATTCTTCCAAAgccacaaaacaacaacaacaacaaaacaaatagaCAGTTGCAAGAAATTTGATATTATGAGGCGCGTCTTTAGCTGTACAAGTCTGGACAGCAACCACCATCATAAACCGTTGCGTTGCCATCATCATAAGGTGGACATGTTGACAGATAAAATGATTGAAATGTCTAAACACAGTGAATAAAGGTATGTATACACCATTGCAAAGTTTCTTTGCGCGACTCTCACATAGCTGTACTTTGTGCCTCTGCCTGCATATATCTACCATGGGTGCCCCATTGTGCggactttttaatttcaagccTACGCATACATTTTGTCTAAGTTTATATTGCAACAATCATCATCACTATAAATCCTATAAGTATTGCGTTGTTAGCTTTATTCACTGTTCAGATTTCAGAATTGGTGAGCGCCCGTGATCGGATTGCAATATATCCATACGTATCTCGTGTGTTTGTACCTTTACACAACTGTTAGAGACATGCTCAAGAAATTGCTGTGATCTTAGTGCCTGTCTATACGCGTTGTGCCCACAACGTTGTGACGAGAGTTTGTGGGCAAGAGAGGAGCTGAGTAAAGGGACGGGATGCTCATGacagaatttgaattttctgcTTGGGCAGTACAGTTCCTTTCTCATTTCGTTCCGAATTTCTCACTATTTTCTGTTCGTCGATGCGAGAGGTACATTTGTTTTGCTCTTCGACTTTGTACACATAGTATATACATATTATGAATAAccgttgaatttaattttgaaaatttcggtacttgaaaagtaaaagtgtttaaatattttattcatgtaAGTATATTTGAACGACAAATGTTAATtcgttgttttgtttaataaaatttaattatcttaaatttttcttttagaaaaatgtcgATGTGGACGAAAGAACAgacaaaaagtttaattgaagCATTTGGGGACTACCCCAATTTATACAATGCAAAGCATGGATTGTATACTAATCGAATTGAGCGAGACAAAAGTTTTCAAGATCTTTTTCAAAGAATCAAAGTTGACAAGCCGAATGTCACTATAagggaaattaaattaaaattgagaaCTATAAAGTCTcaatattgtaaagaaaaatccTTGGTGGTTAGGTCAAAGAGAAGTGGAGCAGGAATAGAAGAGGTGTACGTTCCTAAACTATGGTGCTTTGACCAACTGCACTACTTGCACGATTTAAATGACGAAACATGCGGAGTTTCTGTAAGTAAAAAATTGTGTAGAATATAAGTtagtacgtatgtatgtacattacaTTAATATAACTTCAAATGTTTTCACAGAACATCAGTTCAGATTCCCAGTTCGATGACGTGCCCTCTACTAGTAGGGATAGTTTTAGTTCCTCAACACCTATTAGAAgggtaaattaaaaatagtttttctttttgtttttaataaatactttttttttaatttccgtaggcaaaaggaaaagaaaacacCCTGACATCTTCGGCAATTGGGACAATGGCTGCTGCAACAACCATATTAAACGAGATGAAAAGCAAACAATCTCGGGAATCAAGGCTGCGTCCATTTTTTAATATGGTTGAAATGGAAATGTTAAGTCTTCCTGAAAAACTGCAGGACGAGACAAAGTGGATTATTTTGGATGTCATAAAGGATGCGCAGTCAAAAAAATATGACAAGGAATACGAAAATCATACCCTTTCGACGATGTTTCAACCAGATCTAGTAggtgtcaattttaattttatttatatgtatatattttcatataatccataatcttttatttaggaTCAAGAATTTACTTCCTCCGACGAAACATCGAATCCTAATTTGTTGGAGCAAGCCATGGAAGGTCTTTTTGAcgaagaaaattgattttaaagtgaaaacaaagttttattctttttagtttctactttttacttttattattattcttaagtACTTATAGACTGAGatattattgtttgttattaatttattgtcaCTAAGAACTAATAGACTGAGatattattgtttgttattaatttattgtcaCTAAGAACTAATAGACTGAGatattattgtttgttattaatttattgtcaCTAAGAACTAATAGACTGAGATATTaatgtttgttattattaatttattatcgtTAAGAACTTATAGCCTAAGATAATGAATGTTTAAATAGGAAGTTTAAGAAAAGAgttaattttgtaatgaaaaatgaaagaaataaaattttaaaaatatttaaactttttttattttaaatatattggtaCTGCCATGGTAGTTCGCCTTCATTTTGGAAATAATCCGCAAATGTGTCACGAATAGAGGATGCCAGTTTTTGTGGATTTCTTGCAGTGTTAGGAGCAGTTTCTTGTTGTTCTCCACTTCTTAAAACAGCAGAAGGGAATTCGGAATTTCCgttttttgtcaacaaaaagtTATGAAGAAGGCAGCATGTTCTGACTATCTCCTGCACTTTTTCAGGTCTTAAGTGAATTTCCGTTTGGAAAACACGAAATCGGTTGGCTAACATTCCGAAGGCGTGCTCAATCGTTTGCCTTGCGTGGctcaaacgaaaattaaatatttttttactttcttcctTGCTGTTGTAGGGATATGGTTTAAGGACATGCTTTTCAAGCGCAAAAGCATCATCACCAATGATAACAtaaggtaattttttgttgttaccTATCACTTTATCTGGTGGAAAATACTGATGCGCTTGATCAATAATCCCACGCAAGTCACCTCGGTTGAGCACGCCTGCGTCATTTATTCTGCCATTGCAGCCTATATCTatatatgtaaatttataaGTTGCATCACACATGGCCAAAAGTACGATGCTATTGAAacctttataattataataataggCACCGTCTGTTTTTGCAGCTCTGAAAGCTATATGCTTTCCATCTAAGGCACCTAGGCATAGAGGAAACTGCCACTTGTTTTCGAAGCTGTTGGCGATTTCTTCCCATTGTCGGACTGTTGATGGGAactgcaaatatttttgaataacaatatttaaaacctATTTGATTGAATAATAATCTAATCAATACTTACTTGAAGATATTTATTCCTCAAGCCATCGTATATTGCCTTGCAGCAAGCTATCATGACGTTGGAAATATGGGACCGAGATAATCGGGTTTGGAAATCCAAACTTCGAAAAGTTTCCCCCGTAGCCAAAAATCGAAGGACCATCGCTAAAGATTCCTCCGCAGGAATAGCTTCTCGCATAACAGAATTCCTTTTTTGAATTGAGTTCTGCACTATGcttaaaagttctttaaaagAATCCTCGTTCATACGAAGATAACGCCTGTACGCGTCCTTATCTTCTAAGCGTAGTTCgtcatttaaaagtttaaaagaactttttgtaTTCCTGCGGAGCCTCCAAGGTTTTGACCATTCCcttgtctttttcttttttttttccttttcttcatTTAGCAAAAATAGAACATTTGCTGCTGCGCATATTGcagttaaacaaataatttcattatttgtatCCATTTGAATCTATAAAATTCTATATATCTATATTGTATATCTTGTAAAAAGCAGACAAAATCCTGTGTACTGTGTATGTCGGTCTCGGTAGTATATCACCCGCTCAAAATCTCGAACACAAATGTTTCAAGTTCTTCGTTCCACAACACAAAATGGAAAACGGGTCATGAGTAGTCACAACACATGTAGACACATAGTGTTGTGAGCACAACGTTGTGGGCACAACGCGTATAGACAGGCACTTATATACTGTTACTCTCATCGAGACGACTACGACTTCGACGAACGACGAGatacaaaaagtttaaacaatccACAATTGAAGTGGCATATCTGATATTGGAggaattggaattggaattgtGACAAGAGAAGTCATTGATCTTGCATGGTTAAGTTTTATGGCGTCACGATGTTTTGGTAGGTTTGATGGTAATAATAATGCAACGATAGTTTAAATTGGAACCTGGGAACACTTATTCAATGAAGGTTATGTGAACAGAGTTTAAGATCActtgttatttttacttttgggtaggtaaaaaatataaattggaatttttgatggttttactttttttcgtgAAATGAttaagaaattcattttaattttctatgaacattttatttctaagatgcaaaaataaacaacataatGGAGacaaatttttgtgtttaaggTTAAATAATATTATCTGCACTCACAAAATAAtgattgtctttttttttcctaaCTCTTTTTGTCATAAAATACAAGATATATGTACGTCAAAATGAATCGCCTTAAAAAAGTCGATATGAACACAGCCTAAACAATTGATTTTAGTAGGATTTATTGACAATGGGTTTCGCTAAAATGTTAAGTAATCTAAATTttagtgtagtacccgtggcatgatggttagtgcgttggactgtcatgcaaggggtcttgggttcaatccctgcctgtgccactttgatttaaaacaaaaaaaaactaactttcgcgggtactgcctcttgcgaggaattgacaaatccttcaatagtaattcttgtcatgaaaaagtgctatctcaaattagccgttcggattcggcccaaaattgtaggtcccttccattcctgacaacagtactagcacacaggaatggttgagagttgtaagtcattaggccctggttcacaaaggactgttgcgccacccaattttatttaaatttaatctaaattttaattttaaatagtttcacaaacaaattttcaataaatttcaagttATGGTTTAAAATACTACAAGTTtagatttcaataaaaaaatgatttttttggtTAATGGAAAACGGTTGtagacaaaatattttacaatggTGTTGATGTTCTGATGTCAAAAGAAGACAAactaaaattaccaacaaatttatttaaaacagcttttatatatttaatgcaAAATGTATTCTGAAACATTTTAACCGCATATTCACAATCCCTCctgaaataatgtaaaattgataaataaaattatgtaagcGTAGATGGAAGTAGGggtttaatttcttaaagaattaTGATTTGCAAatttaacttaagaaaaaaaatccgaTTCATTTTGTACCTAATATTAAACGGAAAATGACATTTGGCAGctccaaataaaatataaattggtttATTTTAGAAACCGAAAACCTCACAACgtttaaaaaatccttttagCAACACtatctaaatttttaattgtcaCTTTTCATTCTTATAGTGAATTGACagctttcaattttatttgtgaacGGACTCTTTCACTAATCatcgaactgtcattgtcaatttattcagtaaacaTTTCTAACTATGGTTAAGAACACAAACAAACAACGTATGCAAAATGAAATTTGGAGTAAATAAGAACGTTAATTCCGCTGTTCGGTCGTAATTCTCAAGTAGAAAGGCAATAACAATTTAATTGCAAAACTTGGAGTCTACTTATTCGTTGTGTGATGTTGCTCTATCAGTGCAAAAACAGGCAGTTCGAAGTGTTAAACATAATGTTTACGTTCAGGAATCCTTAGCAAACGATACAAATCAGTCAATTTCAGGGTGGCTTTCTTAAAATAAAGCATCCATCGTTCAGATAGCATTATAGACtaaagaattgaagccgatgaGTATTTCAAGCAACACACGTGTCCCCTTCGAACAAGTtgtcaaaaaacgtttttaaatcgGAGCGGGTGGATTTTGGCGTCCCCTTGGTGGCAATTttattttggtgacatctgtcaaatctattgtttattattcagttgtttatgccaaatcatcatggaaagctacacgattgaacagcacgttcaaatgataagactttattatcaaaatgagtgttcgttaaggCAAACGTTGCGCttattgcgcccattttacggtagacgtggtggccttCCAAGTCGACTCTTCAGCGTTTGTTGACCAAATTTGAAAAGACCGGTTCAATAAACAATCATCCAAAATTCGAACGTTTAGGGAACGTAAGATCgtccgagaacatcgccgcggtccgttAAATTATAAACACCAGAAATCGAGGCAGTGTATTCCTCACGgtgcacaagaactcgaccTTTGGCAGACTTCAACTCGGCGAATTTTGCGTCAGGGCCTACATCTGTACTAGATCCAATCGTCCCAGGAgcttaaagttcatgaccataaacAACGCCGTTTgctcgctgactgggcttcgaatcgtttggaagaggaccctaattttggccgaaaaatcatcttaagtGACGAGGCACATTTTT
This window contains:
- the LOC129948524 gene encoding uncharacterized protein LOC129948524 — protein: MSMWTKEQTKSLIEAFGDYPNLYNAKHGLYTNRIERDKSFQDLFQRIKVDKPNVTIREIKLKLRTIKSQYCKEKSLVVRSKRSGAGIEEVYVPKLWCFDQLHYLHDLNDETCGVSNISSDSQFDDVPSTSRDSFSSSTPIRRAKGKENTLTSSAIGTMAAATTILNEMKSKQSRESRLRPFFNMVEMEMLSLPEKLQDETKWIILDVIKDAQSKKYDKEYENHTLSTMFQPDLDQEFTSSDETSNPNLLEQAMEGLFDEEN